GGCGCCTTTAAAAACGTGAACGCCAAGGCCACCAAGGAAGGCATCCGCATCCAGTTGGACGCCCAGGTCCTGTTTGATACGAACAAATACGACCTCAAACCGGCCGCCGCGCAAACCATTAAAGACCTGGTGCAAATTATCGCCACCTATCCGGGCTGCCTGGTCCGGGTGGAAGGCCATACCGACAATGTGGGCAGCGATGAAGCCAATCAGGCGTTGTCGGAAAACCGCGCCCGCTCGGTCATGGAAGCCCTGAAAAAGGCCGGGGTTCCCGCCGGCGTCCGTTTCGAGGCAGTCGGCTTCGGTAAAAGCCAGCCGGCAGCCGACAACAACAGCGAAAAAGGCAGGGCCCTGAACCGCCGCGTGGAAATGCTGATCGTTCAGTAACAATGAAGAAAGAGCTTGGCGAGGGGAACGCGGGAGGCAGGAAATGAGAAATAGAGAACTAACCATGAGCATTGGGATTATGGTTTGGATAACGGCGCTGGCTCTTTATCCGGCCGGCAAGATCTATAAGCCCGACATGAACAACTGCGCCGGGTTCACGGATGCGGACGCCGCCGAAGTCATGAATGTGCCCGCCTCGGCCATTACGGCCAGGACGGAAAAAATGCATGACGGGCTCTGGATGTGCACGTTCAGCTCCGCCAGGAAAGCGCTGCGCTTGAGCATCGCCCTGGCCAAGAGCGCCGCGGATGCCGCCATCGACATGGAGCGCTACCGCGAGAGCCTGGAGCTCGAGGCCGGGACCGCGGCGTTCAAGGGCAGGCTGCCCCACGGCGCCTGGAGCGAGATTTTGCCGCTGGGGGAGGAATCCGCCTGGACCGACATCACCCGCACCCTCACCGTCCGCCAGGGCAACCTGACCATCCAGGTGCAGAGGCCCACGAACAAGCTCGAGCAGATCAAGGCGGTCCGGGCATTCTTGAAGAAACTCTAAGCTGCGGATGGAAGGGATAAGGTAAAAGTAAAAAGTTAAAAGGAAAAAGTAAGAAAAGGTAATTAGGGGTTTGATTCAGCAAACCCGGCAATTTCCGGATGCAGGACCGGCTGGGCAAATGGTCGCCATGGCCGCCCGCGAAAATGTTTGGCGCGAATATACGTATTAGAAATCTGGGATTGGCTGAAAAGCATTCCCCGTCAGGCGAAGGAGGCATTCATGGAAGCGAAACAGAGCTGCCGTCGTTTTCTGGAACACTGCCTGCAGTTCGGAGGAGCCTGCTGCGCTCTTCTGGCTTGGAACCGGCGCCTGCCGGCGGAAGAGAGCCCTGAAAAGAAGCCCATCGATTTGAAGCAGCTGGCCTAGATTGAGCCCGGCCCGGCCGCGCTCGCGACGACAAGGTGCTTTTATTGCACTTCAAATCTTCAATGGATAAAAACGAGACATGCCTCCAATGGTTCTCCGAAAAAAGATCTAGTTCTTGGTAGTCGAATCAGATTTCCTGAGCCATAAGCGTGACATAAACGGTTGTTAACGGCTGATCGGTCGTGTTCGTCAGGATCACATCAAACAGAACCGGTGCTACTACAGGCACGCTCACGATAAATCCTGTCCGGCCCTGGGCGCCCGTCCAGATGAATTCTCTTTCATTTACGGTCTCTTCAAACCAAACAGTGCTGTCTGCCAAAATTCCCCCGCAATGAAGCCCGGTGATTGGCGTAATGAAGAGCACCCTGACGGACAGTCCCCCGACGGACATTGCATCGCGACCGACATGGATGTGAAGACGGTCGTACTTCTTGACATCCAGACCAGGCATCAGTCGTTTTTCACTGTGAGCGGGAATCGTGGCGTTCTGCAGAAGCACCTTGGTTAGCGTAGGCGTTTCTGTGGCAATTACTGGGTTCGGCATTTTATCCTCCTCGCGGTGACAGGTGTTTTTTCTTCCTCTGTCTCCTCAACGAAATATCTCCCTCTCCTGAATACAGTTATGAACAATAAAATAGATATTTCAATTTTATTTTTTTTGTGTCACATAATTCATTACTCTTAAAAATTCAAATTCCCCTGATGCAAAATGCCTATAAAACAATAATAAAAAGTTTGAAATCAAATTCTATGCAAAAAATAACACGGATTTCCCTATTGTACATTTTTCATGATGAAAGGTCTTCATGCCTCTCTATAGAAGACCGTCCCTATTTTTCCTCCCCCTTCTCCTTCAACCTTAGGAAGCGTACGGCATTGTTGTAAAAAATGTCCCGCTTTTGTTCCTTGGAGAGGAACTGAGCAGATTCAATTCCCTCGATGGCCATGCCGATCGCTTCCGGCCACACCATCTGGTCGGATCCGAACATGATTCGTTTTCCCAGTCCCGCACGGATCAAGCCCCTGAGATACTCATGGAATTCTTCCCGTGGGATGATCCAATTAATAGTTGCCAGATCAGCATACACTTGCGGATAGATAGCCATAATTGCCTTTGTTTCTTCTAAGTACGGCCAACCCCCGTGCATGATATAGAGTCGTAGCTTTGGATGTCTGATCAGCACTTCTTCAAGAAGAACGGGATTGCCGTAGGTTACACGGAATTTGGGACAACAGGTATAGGGCGTTCCCTCTGGCCCCAAGCCCGTATGAATTCCGACGGGGATATCCAGTTCTTCGGCAAGATTTAGGTATGGTTCGAATAGGGGATCGGCCAGACTGAGTCCAACATGTTGGGCTACGAGTTCTCCCAGCACTCCCAGTTGCCCGGCCATAAAATGCTGCCGCAATCGTTCCAAATCGGGAAGCGAAGTCACTTCATCGAAATACACCCCAGCGATTATGCGTTTTGGCTCTGCGGACTTCCAGCGCAATACAATCTCCAGTGGCCCGCTGGCCACGGCTTTGACGATATTGTACCGGCGCATTTCCTTCAGCGTCGCCAGCATGAGTTCCTCGTCACTCGTCGCCGCGGACGGTTTTCCCGTCACCGGATTAGGCACGCTCACTTCGCCCATATACTCTGCCGGATACGCATGCATGTGCATGTCGATGATGGGAAGGCTTTTGCTCGTATCCTCCTGTGTGGACAGCAAACAGATGGCCCCCATAAGCCCAAAGACGATGCACAGTAGTTTCATGATCTTCCTCCCCCCAATCAAACTCTGCAAATAGATGACGTTGACCGCATCTCTCCAAAAGTCGAATGCATTATAAAAGCAAATTGCTTCAATAGCAATTTTCCGCCAATCTCAGCAGGGACAGAGCCTGCTTTTTTATATAAGTTATCATTTTTTCATTTTTGAAACAGTTCAACAGTTAACCTTGACAGAAGGTTGATCCAATTTGTCACAAAAAAAATAGCGACGAAATCTTTTTTTATTCATTAATTGCCAATTACAAATTTACAAGCACCGTCCCCAAAATCCCCGCTGAGTTGAGTATAAAGTAAGGTCTGGATGATTCATTTTAAATTACCGTCCCCGGGATTTCCTCTCCGTTATCTGGGAAACAGTTTCGCTTGCGCCGTTGGGATCGGTTTTGCCAGGGGGCTCGCCATGCTGCGCTCTGCCGTCCAGTTCCATGTATCGCCTTCGTCGACCAAGGTGCCGGCCATCGTATTCTTGCCGGTGAATTGACCGCTGCACTGTATTTCTGGATAGAGCGTGAACGTCATGGTGACATTCTTGCCGTCGACGGTATAGGGGCCGAAATGGGCTTGAACATCCATGGACTGAAAATTTCCGCTGGCCTTGGTTCCTGTAAAAACGATGGTGAAGTTTTCGGTGTCCGACCCATTGTGGAATACGAAATCCCAGCCTCCGGTGATATCGTAGTTGGTCTTGAAGACCACCAGGATCAGGACAACGGCCACGGCGACCGCGCCCGCGCCGATGAGCACGTAGGGCAGGATGCTTTTTTTTGCCACCGGGGCATTCTTATGGCCTGCGGTTTCGACAAAGTTCGGCCCTTGTTCGGCGCTCGCCGCGGTCACCGGCATGGCGGAAAGCTGCAGCAACCATATGAATGCCAAAGCCTCGAACAATGCGATCCATTTTTTTTGTTTTTTGATCATAATCGACAACCCTCCATATTATACGGATATATTTATATGATCTTGTTTTCCGATTGTCAACCCAAGGTGCGCTTCCAGGTCCAATATCGATAAAAGTGATATGATTTACAACGCATATCCAATCAATTCAACCGGGATTACCTAATTTTATCGGCTGATTACGCGTATGGTTTTTGTGCAATGCAAGAAGAAGCATTAAACACGATGCTCTCCACTTATCACAGCTGAGTTTTGCACAAAATTCTGTGCTAAACGTTTGCCTGGTTTGATTTATCAGGTTAAAAAACGATCATTTTACCGATTTTCCTGAGTTGTAAAACTGGGATTTTTTAAATATGCGGCACTGACGGTTGCTGACGAAAACCTGGTTTAGCTCCGGTAGCAGGTATCGATTGCAGACATTCGGGCCGGAATGCCCCCCGATTGATTCCCCATTGCATTGCAGCTACAATATTCTTTCAACGCTCGCGGACAAATGAAGGAGAAATCCAAAATGGAAACCTATCACCAGCTGCGCAGGAAAGAACAAGAGATTAAAGACCAGGCCGAGCTGAAGGCGATACTGGCAAAAACACAGTATGTGACCGTCGCCATGTGCCGCAACGACGAGCCCTACCTCGTTACCCTCAGCCACGGCTACGACGAAAAGCAAAACGCCATTTATTTTCATTGCGCCTTTGCGGGGAAAAAGATCGATATCCTCAAGGCCAACAACCGCGTCTGGGGCCAGGCGTTCCACGACCGCGGCTACATGAAAGGGAGTTGCGACCACCTGTTTTCCAGCGTCCAGTTTTCCGGCCGTTTTTGAGCGGCAAACGATCGGAGAAAGCGGTCGAGTCGACATGATCTCCAAGATGAAAAGGGTCAGCAACGAGGAGAAAAAATCGCTGGCCCTCTGGGCGGCCGATCGCGCCGAGAAAGTTCTCGCCAATTTCGAGGAGTATTGCCCGGAAGACGACCGCCCGCAAAAAGCCATCGCGGCGGCCCGGGCCTGGGCTCGCGGCGGGATGAAAATGATCGAGGCGCGCCGATGCGCCGTGGCCGCCCATGCCGCGGCGCGCCAGGCCACGGTGCCCGCGGCCGTCGCCGCCGCCCGTTCGGCCGGGCACGCGGCCGCGACGGCCCATGCCGGCGGCCACGCCAAGGCCGCCGCATCTTATGCCGTCAAATCAAAGGCGTTGAGAGCCGAGGGCTGAAGCGGGTGGCGGTCGAATAGAGCCGAAGCGCAACGCCCATTTGTTTGAATAGTGCCAATTACTTCGAAACCACAATTTCCAAACCTGCAGTCATGGGAGCAATCATGATGCCGCCGGCGCGGGCGGTGCTCAGCCAGCGGATGTCTCGTTGTTTGAGGCGTTCGATGACCTCGGGGTGGGGAAAACCGTAGGAACTGTAGGCCGGAACGGAGATCACAGCCAGCTGCGGTCGGATCAGGTCAAGGAAGGGGGCGCTGGAAGAAGTTCTGGAACCGTGGTGGGGGATTTTTTGGACCGCAGCAGCGAGCCCTGACCCGAAAGTCGTGGCTAGTTCGGCTTCAACATCCTTTTCGATATCGCCGCAGAAGAGGAACGCAGCACGGCTATCTGTGACGCGTAAGACCATGGAGTGGTTGTTCTCGGCCGCATCCGCCTCAATGAAATGGGGAGGAGACAAACAAGCGATCGAGCAGCCAGCGATATTTTTAACGAAGCCGCGCTGAATTTTTTTGACTGCTGTTTTGTCTGGTTTACTCGCCAGCAATTGCCGGTAATACTCGTCTTTAGCGAGCGAAGCCGACAGCCACAACTCCTCGGGAGCGAGGATGGCGATAATCTCGGCCATGCCGCGGGCGTGGTCTGGGTGGCAGTGGCTCACGGCCGCCCAGCGGACGCGGATCCTTTTCTGGACA
This genomic window from Candidatus Aminicenantes bacterium contains:
- a CDS encoding amidohydrolase family protein; this encodes MKLLCIVFGLMGAICLLSTQEDTSKSLPIIDMHMHAYPAEYMGEVSVPNPVTGKPSAATSDEELMLATLKEMRRYNIVKAVASGPLEIVLRWKSAEPKRIIAGVYFDEVTSLPDLERLRQHFMAGQLGVLGELVAQHVGLSLADPLFEPYLNLAEELDIPVGIHTGLGPEGTPYTCCPKFRVTYGNPVLLEEVLIRHPKLRLYIMHGGWPYLEETKAIMAIYPQVYADLATINWIIPREEFHEYLRGLIRAGLGKRIMFGSDQMVWPEAIGMAIEGIESAQFLSKEQKRDIFYNNAVRFLRLKEKGEEK
- a CDS encoding pyridoxamine 5'-phosphate oxidase family protein — translated: METYHQLRRKEQEIKDQAELKAILAKTQYVTVAMCRNDEPYLVTLSHGYDEKQNAIYFHCAFAGKKIDILKANNRVWGQAFHDRGYMKGSCDHLFSSVQFSGRF